In the Setaria italica strain Yugu1 chromosome VI, Setaria_italica_v2.0, whole genome shotgun sequence genome, one interval contains:
- the LOC101764933 gene encoding aspartic proteinase nepenthesin-1: MAGHLHRLLLLFLAVAATAAPALAIFHFDFRFDTDGPFSGGSVSRHNLWRRAAIESKARHEKNAAKLAKALGKDAGGDITAADVTVTPYTHQGHALTVGIGTPPQPSKVILDMGSDLFWTQCSLVGPTALQEEPVYDPSRSRSFSLLPCSSKHCEQGAFTSKNCTDKRCVYENDYGVLTATGVLATETFTFGEKRDAAVNLTFGCGKLTNGTIAGASGILGLSPGPLSMLKQLSIQKFSYCLTPFGDRKTSPVMFGAMADLAKYKTTGKVQTVPLLKNPIEDMYYYVPMVGSATTLAYLVTPAFEELKKAVMEGVKLPAANKTVDDYPLCFELPKGMSMDAVQAPPLVLHFDGGAEMVLPRDNYFQEPSPGMMCLAVVQTPFEGAPSVIGNVQQQNMHVLYDLAERKFSYAPTQCDKL; the protein is encoded by the exons ATGGCGGgccacctccaccgcctcctgctcctcttcctcgccgtcgccgcgacAGCCGCCCCGGCCCTGGCCATCTTCCACTTCGACTTCCGCTTCGACACCGACGGCCCGTTCTCCGGTGGCAGCGTTTCCCGCCACAACTTgtggcgccgcgccgccatcgAGAGCAAGGCCCGGCACGAGAAGAACGCGGCCAAGCTCGCCAAGGCCCTCGGcaaggacgccggcggcgacatcACGGCGGCCGACGTGACGGTCACCCCCTACACCCACCAGGGCCACGCTCTGACCGTCGGTATcggcacgccgccgcagccgagcaAGGTGATCCTGGACATGGGCAGCGACCTCTTCTGGACGCAGTGCAGCCTGGTGGGCCCCACGGCGCTGCAGGAGGAGCCCGTCTACGACCCCTCCCGGTCGCggtccttctccctcctcccctgcaGCAGCAAGCATTGCGAGCAGGGCGCCTTCACCAGCAAGAACTGCACCGACAAGAGGTGCGTCTACGAGAACGACTACGGCGTGCTGACGGCGACCGGCGTCCTCGCCACCGAGACCTTCACCTTCGGCGAGAAACGCGATGCCGCTGTCAACCTCACCTTCGGCTGTGGCAAGCTCACCAACGGCACCATCGCCGGCGCCTCCGGCATCCTCGGCCTCTCCCCGGGGCCATTGTCGATGCTGAAGCAGCTCTCCATCCAGAAATTCTCTTACTGCCTCACCCCCTTCGGCGATCGCAAGACCAGCCCGGTGATGTTCGGCGCCATGGCCGACCTCGCCAAGTACAAGACCACGGGGAAGGTCCAGACGGTGCCCCTGCTGAAGAACCCGATCGAGGACATGTACTACTACGTGCCGATGGTGGGG TCGGCGACGACGTTGGCGTACCTCGTCACGCCGGCATTCGAGGAGCTGAAGAAGGCCGTGATGGAAGGGGTGAAGCTGCCGGCGGCGAACAAGACCGTCGACGACTACCCGCTCTGCTTCGAGCTGCCCAAGGGCATGTCCATGGACGCCGTgcaggcgccgccgctggtcctGCACTTCGACGGTGGCGCCGAGATGGTGCTCCCGCGGGACAACTACTTCCAGGAGCCGAGCCCCGGGATGATGTGCCTGGCGGTGGTGCAGACGCCGTTCGAGGGCGCCCCCTCCGTCATCGGCAACGTCCAGCAGCAGAACATGCACGTGCTCTACGACCTGGCCGAACGGAAGTTCTCCTACGCGCCCACGCAGTGTGACAAGCTGTGA